The region TCCTTAATGCGCAATGCCCGCGCCATTTCCCCTGATTACTTCACCTTCCCCTCTCTGCTCAAAGCCGCTTCCAACCTCCGTGACTTTCAGCTGGGCCAGTCGCTTCACGCCCAAGTCACCACGCTTGGGTTCGCGCGCCATGGTCCTGTTCGTGTGGGGGTAGTTGAGCTTTATGCGAATTGTGAGAGAATGGGGGACGCGGGCAAGGTGTTCGATGAAATGCGTGAGAGAGATGTAATTGTTTGGAACCTGATGATTCAAGGTTATTGTAAGGTGGGGGAGTTGGAAACGGGTTTGGAGCTTTTTAGGCGGATGGGCGATCGCAGTGTTGTGTCGTGGAATCTTATGATTTCTTGCCTGGCGAAGGgtaagaaggaggaggaagctCTTGTGCTTTTTCGCGAGATGTTGGAGAAGGGTTTTGAACCTGATGATGCGACCTTGGTGACTGTGCTTCCTGTTTGTGCTCGCCTGGGAGCTGCGGATGTTGGGGAGTGGATCCATTCGTACGCAAACGACAAGGGATTCCTTAGAGACATTGTTTCTGTTGGGAATTCACTTGTGGATTTCTATTGTAAATGTGGGAACCCTCAAGCTGGGTTGAGCGTTTTCAATGAGATGCCGATGAGAAATGTTGTATCTTGGAACGCGATGATATCGGGTATGGCGTATAATGGAATGGGTGAAGTCGGAGTTGGCTTGTTTGAGGACATGGTGCGTGGAGTGACCCCTAATGACTCCACTTTCGTTGGGGTTCTGGCTTGTTGTGCTCACGCGGGTCTTGTTGATAGAGGGCGTGAGCTCTTCGATTCAATGGCTGTGAAGTTTCAGCTTTTGCCAAAACTGGAGCATTATGGTTGTGTTGTTGACCTGCTTGGGCGTTGTGGCCATGTCAGGGAAGCTCTTGACTTGATTCGAAGCATGCCTATGGAGCCAACTGCTGCCTTGTGGGGTGCCTTGCTCAGTGCTTGTCGGACTCATGGTGACAGGGAAATTGCTGAAATTGCAGCTAAAGAGCTCGTTAATGTTGAACCCTGGAATTCTGGACACCATGTGCTGCTGTCCAACATTTATGCAGAAGAAATGAGATGGGATGAAGTTGAGAAAGTTAGAGTGTTGATGCGCGAAGGCCACATCAAGAAAGTTCCAGGGCAGAGTGCAACAACATAGCCTATGTTTAGATACTCGTTTGCACCAGTGCAAACTCTTCTTATGAATTGGGATGAAAGTCCGATGTTGCACTCAACTCACATAATCGCGAGAAATAAATTCATCATTTGGTCCATGCAAACTAGAGGATTTTCCTGTTCTTTTGTAATGCATGAAGTTAAGTTAAACAAGTTGTAGTGTCATGAAGATTAGAGGATGGCAGCACCTATCTGATTTGTGACATGACAAATGAATACCAGTAAACCG is a window of Lotus japonicus ecotype B-129 chromosome 5, LjGifu_v1.2 DNA encoding:
- the LOC130717130 gene encoding pentatricopeptide repeat-containing protein At1g09190, with translation MSKGLQQIERRILSLLHGAKTRTQLTQIHAHFLRHGLHHSNQILAHFISVCASLHRVPYATRVFNHSPNPNIILFNSIIKACSLSPPFQQCFHLFSLMRNARAISPDYFTFPSLLKAASNLRDFQLGQSLHAQVTTLGFARHGPVRVGVVELYANCERMGDAGKVFDEMRERDVIVWNLMIQGYCKVGELETGLELFRRMGDRSVVSWNLMISCLAKGKKEEEALVLFREMLEKGFEPDDATLVTVLPVCARLGAADVGEWIHSYANDKGFLRDIVSVGNSLVDFYCKCGNPQAGLSVFNEMPMRNVVSWNAMISGMAYNGMGEVGVGLFEDMVRGVTPNDSTFVGVLACCAHAGLVDRGRELFDSMAVKFQLLPKLEHYGCVVDLLGRCGHVREALDLIRSMPMEPTAALWGALLSACRTHGDREIAEIAAKELVNVEPWNSGHHVLLSNIYAEEMRWDEVEKVRVLMREGHIKKVPGQSATT